A genomic segment from Clostridium pasteurianum BC1 encodes:
- the epsC gene encoding serine O-acetyltransferase EpsC: MFNNLKYDLDKIMENDPAARNRIEVFLLYPCVHAILWSRVSHFFYKSKMFFLARLISQLARFFTGIEIHPGAKIGRGLFIDHGMGVVIGETAEVGDNVVLYHGVTLGGTGKHKGKRHPTVGNNVLIGSGAKVLGPVNIGNNVKIGANAVVLKDVPDNCTAVGVPARIIPPRLEEKSIVEEKNIIDMKDYMY; the protein is encoded by the coding sequence ATGTTTAATAATCTGAAATACGATTTAGACAAAATAATGGAAAATGATCCTGCTGCTAGAAATAGGATTGAAGTATTTTTACTTTATCCATGTGTACATGCAATATTATGGAGTAGGGTATCTCATTTTTTTTATAAATCAAAAATGTTCTTTTTAGCCAGATTAATTTCACAGTTAGCCAGATTTTTTACTGGAATAGAAATTCATCCAGGTGCAAAAATAGGAAGGGGTCTATTTATAGATCATGGAATGGGAGTTGTAATTGGTGAAACTGCTGAAGTAGGAGATAATGTGGTATTATATCATGGGGTTACTTTAGGGGGAACAGGTAAACACAAGGGAAAAAGACACCCTACTGTTGGAAATAATGTTCTTATAGGTAGTGGGGCGAAGGTATTAGGACCTGTGAATATTGGGAATAATGTTAAAATAGGAGCTAATGCGGTGGTATTAAAGGATGTACCTGATAACTGTACAGCTGTTGGAGTGCCAGCAAGAATAATTCCTCCCAGACTAGAAGAAAAAAGTATAGTAGAAGAAAAAAATATAATTGATATGAAGGATTATATGTATTAA
- the queG gene encoding tRNA epoxyqueuosine(34) reductase QueG, whose amino-acid sequence MSNKSHIIDFCKKLGISEIGFCKCETFYELEIYLNKRKTLKLQNEFEEKDINKRINPNFYMEKGKTIISIAFPYRVNEYKREDVYFSSYTRGKDYHKVVSSYLEKVCNFIEAIGGRSEYFVDSNVLPERYIAYKSGVGFIGKNNMLINEKYGSYVFLGEIITDLSIEPDKSIKSKCGECERCINACPTKSINRDFNDPNICLSYITQKKHIEDEWFSRFNGRLFGCDTCQIVCPFNYEVEYSSIEDFQPLEFMSKVDLYELICMDNKTFNDKYKLSSCGWRGKNIIQRNALINFLLYKNNRMVENQKIISPYINEYLNRLLNFNKL is encoded by the coding sequence ATGAGTAATAAAAGTCATATTATAGATTTTTGTAAAAAACTAGGTATTTCAGAAATAGGTTTTTGTAAATGCGAAACTTTTTATGAATTAGAGATATATCTGAATAAGAGAAAAACTTTGAAATTACAAAATGAGTTTGAAGAAAAAGATATAAATAAGAGAATAAATCCTAATTTTTACATGGAGAAAGGTAAGACTATCATATCTATAGCATTTCCCTATAGAGTTAATGAATATAAAAGAGAAGATGTATATTTTTCTTCATATACAAGAGGAAAAGATTATCATAAAGTAGTGTCCAGCTATCTTGAAAAAGTATGTAATTTTATAGAAGCGATAGGGGGAAGATCAGAATATTTTGTAGACAGTAATGTTCTTCCAGAAAGATATATAGCCTACAAAAGTGGAGTAGGTTTTATAGGTAAAAACAATATGCTTATTAATGAAAAGTATGGTTCCTATGTTTTTCTAGGAGAGATTATAACAGATTTATCTATAGAGCCGGATAAATCAATTAAAAGCAAATGTGGGGAGTGTGAAAGATGCATAAATGCATGTCCTACTAAATCTATAAATAGAGATTTTAATGATCCGAATATATGCCTATCTTATATTACACAGAAAAAACACATAGAAGATGAATGGTTTAGTAGATTTAATGGGAGGCTGTTTGGTTGTGATACTTGTCAGATAGTGTGTCCTTTTAATTATGAGGTGGAATATTCAAGCATAGAAGATTTTCAACCATTGGAGTTTATGAGCAAGGTTGATCTATATGAACTTATTTGTATGGATAATAAAACCTTCAATGATAAATATAAATTGTCTTCCTGCGGGTGGAGAGGCAAGAATATAATTCAAAGGAATGCTCTTATAAACTTTTTATTGTATAAGAATAATAGAATGGTAGAGAATCAGAAAATAATATCACCTTACATAAATGAATACCTTAATAGACTTTTAAATTTTAATAAATTATAA
- a CDS encoding lysophospholipid acyltransferase family protein, with translation MIISPKLLRLIELLPTGVVRVFAIKFLSRLIDKHAKIHLSGTENLEGAKGPFLFIGNHLSNSDGIILWKVMKEWDPTFVAGVKLKGDALTYLGTIAVKNTTIIPNTADKEGISNIIKLLKSGENIVMFPEGTRSRVGSMIKAKRGLNLIVKLSKATVVPIGMYGSEKLLPVGRDADMNNETFHKSDVYIKIGKPFEMSKRDKDEGRKEYEERAADEAMKKIAELLPEEYRGVYK, from the coding sequence GTGATTATTTCTCCAAAATTATTAAGACTTATAGAGCTTCTTCCTACTGGAGTGGTTAGAGTTTTTGCTATTAAATTTTTGTCGAGACTTATAGATAAACATGCAAAAATTCATTTATCGGGAACAGAGAATTTAGAAGGAGCAAAGGGACCATTTCTTTTTATAGGTAACCATTTGAGTAATTCTGATGGAATTATTTTATGGAAAGTTATGAAGGAATGGGATCCAACCTTTGTAGCAGGTGTAAAATTAAAGGGCGATGCTTTAACTTATCTAGGTACAATAGCTGTTAAAAATACAACTATAATACCAAATACTGCAGATAAAGAGGGAATATCAAACATAATAAAATTACTTAAAAGTGGGGAAAATATAGTGATGTTTCCTGAGGGAACTAGAAGTAGAGTAGGTTCTATGATAAAAGCTAAAAGAGGACTTAATTTAATTGTAAAGTTAAGTAAGGCTACGGTTGTACCTATAGGAATGTACGGTTCCGAAAAACTTCTTCCTGTAGGAAGAGATGCTGACATGAATAATGAAACCTTTCACAAGTCAGATGTGTATATAAAAATCGGAAAACCTTTTGAAATGTCAAAGAGAGATAAAGATGAAGGCAGAAAGGAATATGAGGAAAGAGCTGCAGATGAAGCAATGAAGAAAATTGCGGAGCTTTTGCCAGAGGAATACAGAGGAGTATATAAGTAA
- the nth gene encoding endonuclease III, which translates to MKKKDIDSTLKILSEVYNEAKCALNFKSPYELLISTILSAQCTDVRVNMVTEKLFNEYNTPEKMAELTDEELQEKIKPCGFYRNKSKNILATSRALLLNYNGQVPNTMEELIKLPGVGRKTANVVMSNAFNIPAIAVDTHVFRVSKRIGFASGDNPLKVEEELREVIPKKLWSNAHHYLIWHGRKICKARKPQCEICPISEYCNYYKENFSHL; encoded by the coding sequence TTGAAGAAGAAAGATATTGATAGTACTTTAAAAATTCTAAGTGAAGTCTATAATGAAGCAAAATGTGCACTGAATTTTAAGAGTCCCTATGAACTTTTAATTTCAACTATTTTATCTGCTCAATGTACAGATGTAAGAGTGAATATGGTAACTGAAAAATTATTTAATGAATACAATACTCCAGAAAAAATGGCGGAACTCACAGATGAAGAGCTTCAAGAAAAGATTAAACCCTGTGGTTTCTATAGAAATAAGAGTAAAAATATTTTGGCTACATCTAGAGCTTTGCTTTTAAATTATAATGGTCAGGTTCCAAATACCATGGAGGAGCTTATTAAATTACCTGGAGTAGGGAGAAAAACTGCAAATGTGGTAATGTCTAATGCTTTTAATATACCCGCTATAGCAGTAGATACCCATGTATTTAGAGTATCTAAGAGGATAGGCTTTGCTTCAGGAGACAATCCTCTTAAAGTAGAAGAAGAACTTAGAGAGGTTATTCCAAAAAAATTATGGAGTAATGCACACCATTATCTTATATGGCACGGCAGAAAGATATGTAAAGCGAGAAAGCCACAGTGTGAAATTTGCCCCATAAGTGAATATTGTAATTATTATAAAGAAAATTTTAGTCACTTATAA
- a CDS encoding chloride channel protein: MRSLKKISTEESIFIASALKWTFLSILIGLLVGSFTTLFIKIIVIGADFTSKFKFYYFFLPAAFFLSSFIILKLAPDAKGHGTEKAIESVNKNNGNMNIVVVPVKLLTTFITIIFGGSVGLEGPATQIGGAISSFIGQITKMNAMDKRRLVVCGISAGFVSVFNAPVGAAIFACEVLYIGKISYIALLPSLISSFVSYYVGLYMGNKPLIFTIKYVPNNQVTAFLEVFVFGIAIGFLAILFIKLIKYVEKGFKKIKIYAPLRGIIGGILIIATIYMFNSFQSLGIGDGTINRIVSGEKFNNFLFINKALVTAFTLGSGGSGGILTPMLFIGSSFGNAWAQITGSNVAFYSAIGMASFLAACSNVPISSIIIAMELFGNQAGIYAAIAIGISYIIVGHESIYPTQVLVYSKTPSVSIDTDMEIGDIKEQKISEKKHIMWK; encoded by the coding sequence GTGAGATCTTTAAAAAAAATTTCTACAGAGGAATCCATTTTTATTGCAAGTGCACTAAAATGGACTTTCTTATCTATACTAATAGGTTTATTAGTAGGATCCTTTACAACCTTATTTATAAAAATTATAGTGATTGGTGCTGATTTTACATCAAAGTTTAAATTTTATTATTTTTTTCTTCCAGCGGCATTCTTCTTAAGTAGTTTTATAATACTTAAACTTGCACCTGATGCAAAAGGTCATGGTACAGAAAAAGCTATTGAAAGTGTAAATAAAAATAATGGAAATATGAATATAGTTGTAGTTCCTGTAAAACTTTTAACTACATTTATAACTATAATTTTCGGTGGCTCAGTTGGGCTTGAAGGCCCAGCCACTCAAATAGGTGGTGCAATTTCATCTTTTATAGGTCAGATAACAAAAATGAACGCAATGGACAAGCGCCGTCTTGTGGTATGCGGAATAAGTGCTGGATTTGTGTCTGTATTTAATGCTCCCGTTGGTGCTGCAATATTTGCTTGTGAAGTTTTATACATAGGCAAAATTTCATACATAGCTCTTCTTCCTTCACTCATATCTTCTTTTGTAAGTTACTATGTTGGACTATATATGGGAAATAAACCTTTGATTTTTACTATAAAATATGTACCCAATAATCAGGTAACTGCATTCTTAGAAGTATTTGTTTTTGGTATTGCCATTGGATTTTTAGCTATACTGTTTATAAAATTAATTAAATATGTTGAAAAAGGCTTTAAAAAAATCAAAATATATGCTCCATTGAGAGGAATTATAGGTGGTATTTTAATAATAGCAACAATTTATATGTTTAATTCTTTTCAGTCACTTGGAATAGGAGATGGAACTATAAATAGAATTGTTTCAGGTGAAAAATTTAACAATTTCTTATTTATAAATAAAGCTTTAGTAACTGCTTTTACATTGGGTTCTGGCGGAAGTGGCGGAATTCTAACACCTATGCTTTTCATTGGCTCTTCCTTTGGAAATGCTTGGGCGCAAATTACAGGTTCAAATGTAGCTTTTTACTCCGCAATAGGCATGGCATCCTTTTTAGCTGCCTGCTCAAATGTTCCTATTTCATCCATTATAATTGCCATGGAGCTTTTTGGAAATCAGGCTGGAATATATGCAGCTATAGCAATAGGAATAAGCTATATAATAGTTGGTCATGAAAGTATTTACCCAACTCAAGTTCTTGTATACTCTAAAACACCTTCAGTGTCAATTGATACAGATATGGAAATAGGTGATATTAAAGAACAAAAAATATCAGAAAAAAAACATATAATGTGGAAATAA
- a CDS encoding cation:proton antiporter, which yields MEITLLNIALILVFTKIGGLISKKFKMPEVLGALVAGVVLGPVILNIVHYDDNIKLLSELGVIMLMFLAGVETNVQEFKKSGLSALIIALMGIMVPLILGTLSAYIFFNNLWENITIGVILTATSVSITVQTLTELGKLNSKSGINILGAAVIDDVLGLILISLVLVLAQTNTTAATTSSTAVILLLTFTKIILFCIGSIFAIAYLPKYIIRFSKDIKPGRSVLTFSIAFALLMAFIAESLGMAAITGAYICGLILSSLHYKEYIERNLKAISSGFLSLIFFASVGLETNLNGLNLKIVLITIVMFIVAVIGKIAGCGIAARMLKMSKSESLQIGVGMISRGEVAIITANICLQRKLISEEVFLPTLIVVILTTIITPILLKMAFSHRNEKLIENNNI from the coding sequence ATGGAAATAACCTTATTAAACATTGCTTTAATATTAGTATTCACAAAAATAGGAGGGCTAATAAGCAAAAAATTTAAAATGCCTGAAGTTCTTGGAGCTTTAGTAGCTGGTGTAGTTCTTGGACCAGTGATATTGAACATTGTACATTATGATGATAATATAAAGCTGCTTTCAGAGTTAGGAGTAATCATGTTAATGTTTCTTGCAGGCGTAGAAACAAATGTACAGGAATTTAAAAAATCAGGCTTATCTGCACTTATAATTGCACTAATGGGAATTATGGTTCCTTTAATTTTGGGTACATTATCTGCCTATATCTTTTTCAATAATTTATGGGAAAATATTACTATTGGGGTAATTTTAACAGCTACCAGTGTCAGTATAACAGTTCAAACCTTAACAGAACTTGGTAAATTAAATTCCAAGTCTGGAATTAATATTTTGGGAGCTGCGGTAATAGACGATGTACTTGGTCTTATTCTTATTTCTTTAGTACTTGTTTTAGCTCAAACAAATACTACAGCAGCTACCACATCTTCTACTGCCGTAATACTCTTGTTAACTTTTACAAAGATAATCCTATTCTGCATTGGTTCAATATTCGCAATAGCATATTTGCCAAAATATATAATTAGATTCTCCAAGGATATAAAACCAGGACGATCTGTACTTACATTTTCCATAGCCTTTGCCCTATTAATGGCCTTTATAGCTGAATCTTTGGGAATGGCTGCAATTACAGGAGCATATATATGCGGTCTTATTCTTTCATCGCTGCATTACAAGGAATATATAGAACGAAATTTAAAAGCCATTTCTTCAGGATTTTTATCTCTTATATTCTTTGCCAGCGTTGGTCTTGAAACAAATTTAAATGGATTGAATTTAAAAATAGTACTTATAACTATAGTAATGTTCATAGTGGCCGTAATAGGAAAAATAGCAGGCTGCGGTATTGCTGCCAGAATGTTAAAAATGAGTAAAAGCGAATCCCTGCAAATTGGAGTAGGTATGATTTCAAGAGGTGAAGTAGCTATAATAACTGCAAATATATGCCTTCAAAGAAAACTTATATCAGAGGAAGTATTTCTACCCACATTAATAGTAGTAATACTTACCACTATAATTACTCCTATTCTGTTGAAAATGGCATTTTCCCACAGAAATGAAAAATTAATTGAAAACAATAATATATAA
- a CDS encoding DUF2325 domain-containing protein has translation MSILLVGGDKLDNIKEKLTEKGFKNIEHVSGRKKSDKKIKIPEKTDLVLVFVDYVGHKLSQTIKEQSRKCDVRIAFSKRSWTCMEKTIQKCIEDIGNDKRSSI, from the coding sequence ATGAGTATTTTACTTGTTGGGGGAGACAAACTAGATAATATAAAGGAAAAATTAACGGAGAAGGGATTTAAGAATATAGAGCATGTTAGTGGCAGGAAGAAGAGTGACAAGAAGATAAAAATTCCTGAAAAGACAGATTTAGTTTTAGTTTTTGTAGATTATGTAGGACACAAGCTTTCACAAACTATAAAGGAGCAATCTAGAAAGTGTGATGTAAGAATTGCCTTTAGTAAACGTTCGTGGACGTGTATGGAGAAAACTATTCAAAAGTGCATTGAGGACATAGGAAATGATAAGCGAAGTTCTATTTAG
- a CDS encoding HD-GYP domain-containing protein has protein sequence MISEVLFRTKEKTIYHDIIESLVTALEAKDIYTSGHSERVAFLSYELSKKIGLKGVDIENIHIAAHLHDIGKIGVPDKVLNKQGKLLPYEWEYIKMHPKIGYNILSKSKKLKHIAKMVLYHHERWDGKGYPNGLIRTDIPLGARIIAICDSIDAMTSNRPYRKAMDFQICMKEVLINKAIMFDPYIIECIEDNLNFMRQIINLK, from the coding sequence ATGATAAGCGAAGTTCTATTTAGAACTAAGGAAAAGACTATATATCATGATATTATTGAAAGCTTAGTAACAGCTCTTGAAGCTAAGGATATTTATACAAGTGGTCACTCTGAAAGAGTAGCTTTTTTGTCCTATGAATTATCTAAAAAAATTGGTCTAAAAGGAGTAGATATTGAAAATATTCATATAGCTGCACATCTTCATGACATTGGGAAAATAGGTGTACCGGATAAGGTATTGAATAAACAGGGGAAATTATTACCATACGAATGGGAGTATATAAAAATGCATCCTAAAATAGGATATAATATTTTGAGTAAGTCAAAAAAATTAAAACATATAGCAAAAATGGTATTATATCATCATGAAAGATGGGATGGGAAAGGATATCCAAATGGACTTATTCGAACAGATATTCCATTAGGTGCAAGGATAATAGCTATATGTGATTCTATTGATGCAATGACCTCTAATAGACCTTATAGAAAAGCAATGGATTTTCAGATTTGCATGAAAGAAGTATTAATTAACAAAGCTATTATGTTTGATCCATACATAATTGAGTGTATTGAGGATAATTTGAATTTTATGAGACAAATTATTAATCTAAAATAG
- a CDS encoding phenylpyruvate tautomerase MIF-related protein, translated as MPYINSNLTMKLTEEKKNTIKEKLGELISILPGKSEDWLFVGFNDNKTLYFKGQKKEKAAVVEVQICGSASRESKEKLTGAICNLLRDELNIDGESTYVIFHEINDWGYNGTLF; from the coding sequence ATGCCTTATATTAACTCAAATTTAACAATGAAACTTACAGAGGAAAAGAAAAATACAATAAAAGAGAAATTAGGGGAACTTATAAGCATTTTACCTGGCAAAAGTGAGGATTGGCTGTTTGTAGGATTTAATGATAATAAGACTTTATATTTCAAGGGTCAAAAAAAAGAAAAAGCAGCAGTTGTAGAAGTACAGATATGCGGAAGTGCAAGTAGAGAAAGCAAAGAAAAGCTTACTGGTGCTATTTGCAATTTATTAAGGGATGAACTTAATATTGATGGAGAAAGTACATATGTGATTTTCCATGAAATTAATGATTGGGGTTATAATGGAACTCTATTTTAG